The nucleotide sequence TGGTCGCCACCAGTCCGCCGAATACCAGTAAACCGAGTGAATACGGGGGAAAGAAGGGAATCGTTATCACTCCGACATAGAAGCTGATCCAGCCGATTCGCTCCAGATTCCAGCCGCTACTCTCGCTCAAGACCGTCTCTCCTGCCTGTTGGAACACTTGTCTATCTCACGTTTCAGTTTGTCCGCTTCTTTACTATCCCCGTCCCTGTCGAGTTCAAGGTGGCGTTGCAGCCATTTACGCGCGGTGGAGCATTCTCCCAGCGCCAGATATGCGCGCGCCAGTTCCAGACGCAGGTTCTCGAAATCCGGAACTTTCTCGTAGAGGCTTTCGAACTGGGCGGCCGCCAGCTTGAATTTTCCGTCGCGGTACTCGGCCAGCCCCAGGCAGAACCTGGCTTCGTGGAGATCCATGTTCAGGGTCAAGGCTTCAACGAAGGATTTACGCGCCAGTTCGAACGATCTGTCCTTCAGGTAGGATTTCCCTTTCTGCAGGGCGCGCAGCGCTTTCTGCTGGCGGACCATCTGCTCGTCGAAACCCTTGAGGTCGCGTTCGGTGTCGTCCGGGGCCGCGCACGCGGGCTGGACGGAATACAGCACGGCTAACGCCAGTCCGATTCCGGCGAGAAATCCGAGTATTCTGCGATTGCTGCTCTGCGTATCGGCCATCGGCATACCCCGCTGTAGGCTACTGTATATTTATAATCTAATATTTCCCACGTCAGAGTGAAAATATTTTTAAGGATTTATTTTTATTCATCCGGATGCGGACAGGGCTGTGCCTTTTCAAGTCCTTGCCCGTTAAACTGTCAGGATGTTATTTTAAAAGTTCGATCATTTTCCAATTTTTCCCATATCGGCCATGCTTTCCAACAGATTATTGCATAACGCCGTTCTGATGGCGGCGGCGCTGATGCTCCAGCTCAACTGCTCGGACTGGCGCAACCGCCAGAATGAGTACCGGGAAGCCGCGTTCCAGCGTTCGCAGCAGGACTGGATGAATTTTACGGGCCGCGGACTGGGCGATATCCCCGCCGACTCGCTGCTGGCAATCCTGTCGGACATGGGTATCGATCAGCGCCTCGAGCATCTTGCTGATTCACTGGCCGAGATCCGGGTTGAGCTGGCCAGGTACGAGGACATTCTGCTGGCCGCCCGCGACATGCTGGCCGGTCCGCAATCGGAGCGTCCGGAAGCGGAGACGGATGAATATTTCAGGGCGGTACGTTCTTACCGTCGCGCCGAACGCACGGCCGCTGGTTTCGAGGCCGAGCTGGATTCCCTGCGCGAGGGACTGGCCGCACTCGAACGTTTCAGGTTCGGAACCGCGGAGTCCGGCCCGCCGGAGGTCCACTGGACATCACCGGCACTGGTGCCGGTGCGGGAAGCCTGCACAACCTGCCATCTGCCGATTGAAAATCATGGTCGAGTGATGCTTTACCCCGGCAAGGGTGAGGACACGGCGTTCCCCGAGGTGATGGCGATCCACGACCACCGGCGCTTCGGATGCACTGTCTGCCATGCGGGCGCAGCGGGGTCGCTGGATTTCAGGGCCGCCCACGGACCGGATCATCTTCTGCGCCCGTTCCGTCCCGGAAAACTGGCCCTGCGCTCTTGCGGCATCTGCCATGCTGACCGCTCTCCCCTGATCAATTCTTCGGTCGCTTTCGGCTGGCCGGCTGCTTGCGCAGGCTGCCATCAGGACCATACTCCGGCAGCGCTGGCCGACTCCTCGGATAACTCCGCGGTGACTTTTCCCGTGCCCGAGGATGAACTCCGCACGTGGCTGCTGAGGCACTGGGCTCAAAAACAGGAAATAGTTCCCGGGCGCGATGAGTTCGAGGAGGCGCTGGCGATGCTGGTTTCCGGCGATGTGCGCAGGCTGGCGGTTGAAGAATTTCTGGGCGGTAACAAGCCGGCCGGCTCTGGAGCCTCTCCCGCCGACAGTGCCTCTGTGCCGGTTGAGGCCAGCTGCCCGCGCTGCGGCCGCACCTACGGCGTTCAAAGCGGCCGGGGGGAGATGTACTGCCCGGTGGACGGCGCTTTGCTGATCGGAAGCAGGAACAGCCAATGAACTGCATTTTCTGCGGTATCGAATTGCCATCGCCGGACTTCCGCAAAGCCGCCGCTCTGGGCGACTGCTGGCCAGTGTGCTCCTCCTGCGCCACGGCATCCGGAGGCGCCCGGCCCGCGCCCCGTCAGGAACTTCTGCGGACACTCTACGCCGCCGGCCGGACAATTTCCTCCTGCGCCGGCT is from Candidatus Glassbacteria bacterium and encodes:
- a CDS encoding HNH endonuclease; translation: MNCIFCGIELPSPDFRKAAALGDCWPVCSSCATASGGARPAPRQELLRTLYAAGRTISSCAGCGTAGGGLEIHFLLPVLAGGEPGDDNLLVLCSSCHEKVHQGAGIKVGAKIQRKPPEEDR
- a CDS encoding tetratricopeptide repeat protein, encoding MPMADTQSSNRRILGFLAGIGLALAVLYSVQPACAAPDDTERDLKGFDEQMVRQQKALRALQKGKSYLKDRSFELARKSFVEALTLNMDLHEARFCLGLAEYRDGKFKLAAAQFESLYEKVPDFENLRLELARAYLALGECSTARKWLQRHLELDRDGDSKEADKLKREIDKCSNRQERRS